The Kineosporia corallincola region CGGCCGGCCGGGCCGAGCCGGAGCCAGGTGCGCGGGCGCTTGCCGACGTAGCCTTTGTGCACCTCGACGTAGCCGGCCTTCGTCAGGTGGGACGCCTGCTTCGACAGGGCCGAGTCGCTGAGGCCCAGGGAGTCGCGCACGAACGCGAACTCCGCCCAGCGGGTGGCGGCCAGCAACGAGACGATGGCGAAGCGGGTCGGGTCCATCAGCGCCGGCTCGAGACCCG contains the following coding sequences:
- a CDS encoding winged helix-turn-helix domain-containing protein, translating into MDPTRFAIVSLLAATRWAEFAFVRDSLGLSDSALSKQASHLTKAGYVEVHKGYVGKRPRTWLRLGPAGRAALTQHIAYLNEIARSAQQFGDTYDPEGTPDAG